In Thermoplasmata archaeon, a single genomic region encodes these proteins:
- a CDS encoding HypC/HybG/HupF family hydrogenase formation chaperone: protein MCLAVPAKVLEIHGKKAKVDFGGVFREVDISLVNAKIGDYVIVHAGYAIEVMDRETAEETLKLWEEILSN from the coding sequence ATGTGTCTAGCAGTACCTGCAAAGGTGCTTGAGATTCACGGGAAAAAGGCGAAGGTGGATTTTGGCGGCGTATTCAGGGAAGTGGACATCTCGCTTGTAAATGCAAAAATCGGAGATTATGTCATTGTCCATGCGGGGTATGCAATTGAGGTCATGGACCGAGAAACCGCAGAGGAGACACTTAAACTTTGGGAAGAGATTTTGTCCAATTAG
- a CDS encoding zinc ribbon domain-containing protein: protein MATIKCTKCGAPVEIEPGAKFVKCTYCDSQMYIDKSGAGFFYILDFKLDETSATGVFRRWAAGSVMAKNLDKEAKIFKAIPQYFPVYMFKRDVDGREVVYVEPAKSTSLPGMHSLKIPPGDIKIFDQHYKIPQHIQVIQPELDMLAYFNSLPGKPKEQALVYFPIWYMEYNYQGQIYNVVIDASSGEVFADRFPTRGSAPYMVVAVAGFVLYAIYGLVAWWNLMVGLIAMGITVPVIFGTGYLVAKKW, encoded by the coding sequence ATGGCAACTATAAAATGTACTAAATGTGGTGCCCCAGTTGAGATTGAGCCCGGTGCTAAATTCGTGAAATGTACATATTGTGACTCTCAAATGTACATTGACAAGAGTGGTGCTGGGTTCTTCTACATACTTGATTTCAAGCTTGACGAAACTTCTGCCACGGGTGTATTTAGACGCTGGGCTGCTGGTTCAGTGATGGCAAAGAATCTTGATAAGGAGGCGAAAATATTTAAAGCCATACCACAGTATTTCCCTGTCTACATGTTCAAGAGAGATGTGGATGGAAGAGAAGTGGTCTATGTTGAGCCAGCAAAATCCACTAGTTTACCGGGTATGCACAGTTTAAAAATTCCACCAGGAGATATAAAAATTTTTGACCAGCACTATAAAATTCCTCAACACATTCAGGTAATTCAGCCAGAGCTTGACATGCTTGCTTACTTCAACTCATTACCCGGAAAACCAAAGGAACAGGCGCTTGTTTATTTCCCAATATGGTACATGGAGTATAACTATCAGGGCCAGATCTACAATGTGGTGATTGATGCCTCATCGGGAGAAGTTTTTGCAGATCGTTTTCCAACCAGAGGCAGTGCGCCATACATGGTGGTTGCAGTTGCAGGATTTGTTCTCTATGCAATCTATGGCCTGGTTGCATGGTGGAACTTGATGGTCGGGTTGATTGCGATGGGAATCACAGTGCCAGTTATTTTTGGTACTGGTTACCTTGTAGCGAAGAAATGGTGA
- a CDS encoding SPFH domain-containing protein: protein MVFLFGGNKRSDVTATNKEGLVGAMTIAWDDVYKRNVIMWKVPRNIRMNDNIVVREDEIAVFYRDGKVLAYIDRPDRYALTSQNAPILGGLIQALSGVKQQAEVFYIQKKVFDGKFGSKQPYQFRDKEFGFVNLRVFGEFRYRVNDPANFINQFVGTLNYQTSAEVEERIKEQMVVLVYDALGHLKEKGMGVTDLAANLTTIEHVVLEKSKDHFGMYGVEINKVSGLYINLPEEVQKAVDARASMQVLGVNYMQYQTGQAMRDAAQNPSGGAAGAGVGVGAGFGAGYVMMGTMAQSMQQPPPGQATPAQTPQPQGKPCIKCGANVPPGAKFCPSCGAKQEETLNCPNCKAEVSANAKFCPNCGQPVKATVKCPKCSAENQPGAKFCANCGEKLQ, encoded by the coding sequence ATGGTTTTTCTGTTCGGTGGAAACAAAAGAAGTGATGTGACTGCAACAAATAAAGAGGGTTTAGTTGGGGCAATGACAATTGCCTGGGATGATGTTTACAAACGTAATGTTATAATGTGGAAGGTGCCACGAAACATAAGGATGAACGACAACATTGTTGTCCGTGAAGATGAAATTGCCGTATTTTACAGAGATGGCAAAGTTCTCGCATACATAGATAGGCCTGACAGGTATGCCTTAACAAGCCAGAATGCTCCGATTCTTGGCGGCTTGATTCAAGCATTGTCTGGGGTAAAACAACAGGCGGAAGTTTTTTATATCCAGAAAAAGGTTTTTGATGGCAAATTTGGAAGCAAACAACCATACCAGTTTAGAGATAAGGAATTTGGCTTCGTTAACCTAAGGGTCTTTGGTGAGTTCAGATACAGAGTGAACGACCCTGCAAACTTCATAAATCAGTTTGTGGGCACGCTCAACTACCAGACGAGTGCTGAGGTTGAAGAGAGAATCAAGGAGCAGATGGTTGTGCTGGTTTACGATGCTCTTGGACATCTGAAGGAGAAGGGAATGGGTGTGACAGACCTTGCCGCTAACCTCACCACAATTGAACACGTTGTGCTGGAAAAGTCAAAGGACCACTTTGGAATGTATGGTGTAGAGATTAATAAGGTATCTGGACTCTATATAAATCTCCCCGAAGAAGTGCAAAAAGCGGTGGATGCTAGAGCGAGCATGCAAGTGCTAGGTGTAAATTACATGCAGTACCAGACAGGACAAGCAATGCGAGATGCAGCTCAGAACCCATCAGGGGGTGCCGCAGGGGCAGGTGTTGGCGTTGGTGCCGGATTCGGTGCAGGTTATGTAATGATGGGCACGATGGCACAGAGCATGCAACAGCCACCACCAGGACAGGCAACGCCTGCACAGACTCCACAGCCCCAAGGCAAACCATGCATTAAATGTGGTGCCAATGTTCCACCAGGCGCTAAATTCTGTCCGAGTTGCGGTGCAAAACAGGAGGAGACCCTAAACTGTCCTAACTGTAAGGCAGAAGTAAGTGCAAACGCTAAATTCTGTCCGAATTGTGGCCAGCCAGTGAAAGCTACAGTAAAGTGCCCAAAGTGTAGTGCAGAGAATCAACCTGGTGCTAAATTCTGCGCAAATTGTGGCGAAAAATTGCAGTAA
- the radB gene encoding DNA repair and recombination protein RadB — protein sequence MEITFSTCERIGEGKLIWNVVFGAAMQKVLRIPIGCKSLDEMLSGGIETDTITEIFGEAGSGKTNICLMLAKNVVLSGKRVMYIDTEGISAERLEQICGKDTEKIVREILIARCYSLEEQQAMVEEAAKKAKKENVGLVILDSGTVFYRINIGMEEEAGERQSLAGMINALSKLARVEKIPVVITNQVYMDVKKGSFEPIGGAMLQHNAKIIIRLEKLAEGKRRAVLLKHRSLAEGREALFTITQNGLE from the coding sequence ATGGAAATAACCTTTTCTACATGCGAGAGAATAGGCGAAGGTAAACTTATATGGAATGTGGTATTTGGTGCTGCAATGCAAAAGGTCCTGCGAATTCCAATAGGCTGCAAGTCACTGGATGAGATGCTTTCAGGTGGCATTGAAACAGATACCATAACTGAGATTTTTGGTGAAGCAGGTAGCGGGAAAACTAACATCTGCCTAATGCTTGCCAAAAATGTGGTCCTTTCTGGTAAAAGGGTGATGTATATTGATACTGAGGGGATTTCTGCCGAACGATTAGAACAGATTTGCGGAAAGGATACAGAAAAAATCGTAAGGGAGATTCTTATCGCAAGGTGTTATTCGCTTGAAGAACAGCAGGCAATGGTGGAGGAGGCAGCTAAGAAGGCGAAAAAGGAGAATGTCGGTCTTGTTATTTTAGATTCAGGCACTGTTTTCTACAGAATCAACATTGGGATGGAGGAGGAGGCAGGTGAAAGACAATCGTTAGCCGGCATGATTAATGCGCTCTCAAAACTCGCAAGAGTAGAAAAAATCCCAGTCGTGATAACAAATCAGGTTTACATGGATGTGAAGAAAGGAAGCTTTGAACCCATAGGCGGTGCAATGCTCCAGCATAATGCCAAAATCATTATACGGCTTGAGAAACTTGCAGAAGGGAAAAGGAGGGCTGTGCTTCTAAAACACCGTTCATTGGCAGAAGGAAGAGAAGCTTTGTTTACAATCACACAGAACGGGTTAGAATAA
- a CDS encoding bifunctional N(6)-L-threonylcarbamoyladenine synthase/serine/threonine protein kinase, which yields MLCLGIESTAHTFGVGIVNEKAGVIGNQIRVYSPPSGGIHPREAANHHCEVAIDTIKATLAEAKISLNEIDLIAFSQGPGLGPCLRTGATVARALSLSNNKPIIGVNHCIAHLEIGRGTTDCKDPVLLYVSGGNTQVIAFASSRYRVFGETLDTGIGNFIDKLARELGFPFPGGPKIEAMATKGKNLLELPYSVKGMDVSFSGMLTAAISLLKKGVGVEDLCYSVQEYAFAMLVEVTERAMAHVGKEEVLLGGGVARNKRLQEMVKKMAEERGAKMFIPKPELCVDNGAMIAYLGILMYNSGVRQEIKETQIRQRFRTDEVVVTWR from the coding sequence ATGCTCTGTCTCGGAATAGAAAGCACAGCCCACACATTCGGCGTAGGCATTGTGAATGAAAAGGCCGGTGTGATTGGAAACCAGATAAGGGTGTACTCTCCTCCATCTGGTGGTATCCATCCAAGAGAGGCAGCAAATCATCATTGTGAGGTTGCGATTGACACTATAAAGGCAACTCTTGCAGAGGCAAAGATTTCGTTGAACGAGATTGACCTCATAGCCTTCTCGCAAGGGCCAGGGCTAGGACCATGTCTTCGCACAGGTGCAACTGTGGCTAGAGCCCTTTCTCTTTCCAACAACAAACCAATAATCGGTGTCAACCACTGCATCGCCCATCTGGAAATCGGGAGAGGCACAACTGACTGCAAAGACCCTGTGCTGCTCTATGTTTCTGGTGGAAACACCCAGGTGATTGCATTTGCAAGTTCTCGCTATAGAGTGTTTGGCGAGACGCTGGATACAGGCATAGGCAATTTTATTGATAAACTGGCAAGGGAACTCGGATTTCCATTTCCTGGTGGACCAAAAATCGAGGCGATGGCAACGAAAGGGAAGAATCTCCTCGAACTACCGTATTCTGTGAAAGGAATGGATGTTTCCTTCTCGGGCATGCTCACTGCAGCCATTTCCTTGTTGAAAAAGGGAGTGGGAGTTGAGGACCTGTGCTATTCTGTGCAGGAGTATGCTTTTGCAATGCTTGTGGAAGTGACAGAGCGGGCAATGGCACATGTGGGCAAGGAGGAGGTATTGCTTGGTGGTGGTGTGGCAAGAAATAAGAGGTTGCAGGAAATGGTGAAAAAAATGGCTGAGGAGAGAGGTGCTAAAATGTTTATTCCAAAGCCAGAGCTTTGTGTTGATAATGGAGCGATGATTGCATACCTTGGCATCTTAATGTACAATTCAGGTGTGAGACAGGAAATCAAAGAAACCCAGATTCGACAAAGATTCAGAACAGATGAGGTGGTTGTCACATGGAGATAG